In Mucilaginibacter celer, one DNA window encodes the following:
- a CDS encoding helix-turn-helix domain-containing protein → MNEQARARAHREQFGRKIALERNYRALSLEQLAELTAIDVAMLRNIEETSIDFSIEYMFTLFEVLNIDTQDFFSDFK, encoded by the coding sequence ATGAACGAACAAGCCAGAGCCCGTGCACATCGCGAACAATTTGGGCGCAAGATAGCGCTTGAGCGAAATTACAGAGCCTTAAGTTTGGAGCAACTGGCGGAACTCACGGCTATCGATGTTGCCATGCTCAGGAATATCGAAGAGACCTCTATAGATTTTTCGATAGAATATATGTTTACATTATTCGAGGTACTTAACATTGATACACAGGACTTTTTCTCTGATTTTAAATAA
- a CDS encoding alpha-amylase family glycosyl hydrolase, whose protein sequence is MKTTSLPTNITVAGMGAVPLEQGVHFRVWAPNADAVFVTGSFNDFDKTSLPLENEGNGYWAGTAAEAKTGDEYKYYLQTPYGEFFRNDPYAKQMTNSAGNGVIYDGNRFDWGETEYQMPSWNKLVIYELHTGTFNVKEEGKPGDLYGVIEKLPYLKELGINAIEVMPPFEFPGGFSWGYNPTQPFAIESEYGGPDAFKSLVKAAHEQGIAVILDVVYNHFGPSDLDLWQFDGWSENGKGGIYFYNDWKSETPWGDTRPDYGRGEVRQYLRDNALMWLEEYRVDGLRMDMIPYIRNVHADESPGSMLEDGLSLLRWINNEIAEKFPWKLTIAEDLHGLDSITNPTDGDGLGFGAQWDGDFVHPVRNAIIAPDDAERDMCAMEAALMRQYSGDPFHRIIYTESHDEVANGKARVAEEISDGDVNNWYSKKRASLGMAMVLTSPGIPMIFQGHELLEDRWFSDTDPIEWNREKEFNGFVRLHRDLIRLRLNKDGISEGLSGRNTEVIRVDNEKKMLVFQRWQEGGPGDTTVVVLNFSGQAYSDYRIGMPGAGLWKIRFNSDWEGYDQEFGDYNVPDTNAEQQECDGYQHSASISVGPYSAVILSQDK, encoded by the coding sequence ATGAAAACTACATCTTTACCCACTAATATAACGGTGGCCGGCATGGGTGCCGTGCCGCTTGAACAGGGTGTCCACTTCCGTGTCTGGGCACCGAACGCCGACGCCGTCTTTGTGACTGGCAGCTTTAATGATTTTGATAAAACCTCTCTCCCGCTGGAAAACGAAGGTAACGGGTACTGGGCGGGCACGGCAGCGGAGGCCAAAACCGGCGATGAATATAAATATTATCTGCAAACACCTTATGGTGAGTTTTTCCGGAATGATCCATATGCCAAACAAATGACCAACTCCGCAGGCAATGGCGTGATTTATGACGGTAACCGGTTTGACTGGGGCGAAACTGAATACCAAATGCCCTCATGGAATAAACTGGTGATCTACGAACTTCATACCGGTACCTTTAATGTTAAAGAAGAGGGAAAGCCCGGGGACTTGTATGGTGTAATCGAAAAGCTGCCATATTTGAAAGAGCTGGGAATCAATGCCATCGAGGTGATGCCTCCTTTCGAATTTCCCGGCGGGTTTTCCTGGGGATATAACCCTACCCAGCCTTTCGCAATCGAATCGGAATACGGCGGCCCCGACGCGTTCAAAAGTCTGGTAAAAGCAGCGCACGAGCAGGGCATCGCTGTTATCCTCGATGTGGTTTACAATCACTTCGGCCCCAGCGACCTCGATCTCTGGCAGTTTGACGGCTGGTCAGAAAACGGCAAAGGCGGTATCTATTTTTATAATGACTGGAAATCGGAAACACCCTGGGGTGATACCCGTCCTGATTATGGGAGGGGAGAGGTCAGACAATACTTGCGCGATAATGCCTTGATGTGGCTGGAAGAATACCGGGTGGACGGACTGCGGATGGATATGATCCCCTACATCAGGAACGTACACGCTGATGAGAGTCCGGGCAGCATGCTGGAAGACGGGCTTAGCCTGCTCCGCTGGATCAACAATGAGATCGCTGAAAAATTTCCCTGGAAACTGACCATCGCAGAAGACCTGCATGGTCTGGATAGCATCACTAACCCGACAGACGGTGATGGGTTGGGCTTTGGTGCACAATGGGATGGTGATTTCGTGCACCCTGTGCGCAATGCGATTATAGCTCCTGATGATGCAGAAAGGGATATGTGTGCAATGGAAGCGGCGCTGATGCGACAATATAGCGGCGATCCATTTCACAGGATCATTTATACCGAAAGTCACGACGAGGTGGCCAATGGGAAAGCCCGGGTGGCCGAAGAGATTTCCGACGGTGACGTGAATAACTGGTATTCTAAAAAACGCGCATCGCTCGGCATGGCGATGGTGCTCACCTCGCCCGGGATCCCGATGATCTTCCAGGGACATGAACTTCTGGAAGACCGCTGGTTTTCTGATACTGACCCCATTGAATGGAACCGGGAGAAGGAATTCAACGGATTCGTACGCTTGCACCGCGACCTGATCCGTCTACGCTTGAATAAAGACGGTATCAGCGAAGGATTAAGCGGGCGAAACACCGAAGTCATCCGGGTTGATAATGAGAAGAAAATGCTGGTGTTTCAGCGCTGGCAGGAGGGAGGGCCGGGAGATACCACAGTCGTTGTGCTGAACTTCTCAGGACAAGCCTACTCCGATTACCGGATAGGCATGCCGGGCGCGGGACTGTGGAAGATTCGTTTCAACAGCGATTGGGAAGGCTATGACCAGGAGTTCGGTGATTATAATGTGCCGGATACCAATGCCGAACAACAGGAATGCGACGGATATCAGCATTCAGCCAGTATATCGGTAGGACCTTACTCGGCCGTCATACTTTCACAGGATAAATGA
- a CDS encoding 2'-5' RNA ligase family protein, translated as MQTEQNPMILTLRLDEKSQAFFNELRMRYFPPERNFLKAHLTLFHQLPNEADTPKYFSSLRYNAFDVEVTGLRHLGAGVAYEIDSGELQEFHRKLSQYFHKVLIPQDRQPFKPHITIQNKVTPAASKDLLTELMGNFKPFTVTATGLDLWEYLGGPWRHSSSYHFFKVNH; from the coding sequence ATGCAGACGGAACAAAACCCAATGATATTGACCCTTAGGCTGGATGAGAAAAGCCAGGCATTCTTTAATGAATTGCGGATGAGGTATTTCCCACCGGAGCGGAATTTTCTCAAAGCACATTTGACTTTATTTCACCAGTTGCCGAATGAAGCGGATACGCCGAAATATTTCAGCAGTTTACGATACAACGCTTTTGATGTGGAGGTTACCGGCTTGCGTCACCTCGGCGCAGGTGTGGCTTACGAAATTGATTCGGGAGAATTGCAGGAGTTTCATCGGAAATTAAGCCAATATTTTCACAAGGTGTTAATTCCGCAGGACCGGCAACCATTCAAACCCCACATTACCATTCAAAATAAAGTGACGCCGGCGGCATCCAAAGATTTGCTGACCGAGCTAATGGGGAATTTCAAACCATTTACGGTCACGGCCACCGGACTTGACTTATGGGAGTATCTGGGAGGTCCATGGCGTCACAGTTCAAGTTATCATTTTTTTAAAGTGAATCATTAG
- a CDS encoding catalase, with protein sequence MEKKNTPPKKGTESAIDQKLARQPENAKTENLKAHTADATGESMTTNTGLAINDDQNSLKAGDRGPSLLEDFILREKITHFDHERIPERVVHARGSGAHGIFKAYGNVSKATKAKFLLDTERETPVFVRFSTVAGSKGSTDLARDVRGFAVRFYTEEGNFDLVGNNMPVFFIQDAMKFPDLIHAVKPEPDNEIPQAASAHDTFWDFISLTPESAHMIMWAMSDRAIPRSLRMMEGFGVHTFRFINEAGKASFVKFHWKPLLGVHAVAWDEAQNISGKDSDFHRRDLWDAIESGSFPEWELGVQIIPEEDEFKFDFDLLDPTKLVPEELVPVERIGKMTLNRNPDNFFAETEQVAFHLGHIVPGIDFSNDPLLQGRLFSYTDTQLSRLGGPNFQEIPINRPLNAVHNNQRDGHMRQMINKGKTSYGPNSLGNNDPQQVKEADGGFVSYQERIEARKTRARNKSFFDHFSQASLFFNSQSQPEKNHIIDALTFELGKVKTVAVRERMLGVLLQIDTALAKMVADGLGLQVPEGPVLNQNIPADGDPADYAPVKGKSAVKISPALSMANTIKDTIKSRKIAILAAEGVKAQSLNAVKAALEAEGAVAEVIAPKLGLIDDGIEADQSFLGAASVLFDAVYVAGGKGLDAEANALHFLNEAFKHCKVIAFEDGTEAILAATGFSQKVKDDPGVIIGKDLINDFITAIKGHRVWEREKSRLIPA encoded by the coding sequence ATGGAAAAGAAAAATACGCCACCCAAAAAAGGCACTGAAAGTGCTATAGATCAAAAGCTGGCACGGCAACCAGAGAACGCGAAAACGGAAAATTTGAAAGCCCATACTGCCGACGCCACCGGGGAATCAATGACCACCAATACAGGTCTCGCCATCAACGACGACCAGAATTCTTTGAAAGCCGGTGACCGGGGGCCAAGCCTTCTGGAAGATTTTATATTACGGGAAAAAATCACTCATTTTGATCATGAACGCATTCCGGAGCGGGTGGTACATGCCCGCGGTTCGGGGGCGCATGGCATTTTCAAGGCCTACGGAAATGTTTCGAAAGCTACGAAAGCAAAATTTTTACTGGACACCGAAAGGGAAACTCCGGTATTCGTCAGGTTCTCAACGGTGGCAGGATCGAAAGGTTCCACCGATCTGGCCAGGGATGTACGGGGCTTTGCCGTGCGATTTTATACCGAAGAAGGAAACTTTGACCTGGTAGGCAACAACATGCCCGTATTTTTCATACAGGATGCGATGAAATTCCCTGACCTTATCCATGCCGTTAAGCCCGAGCCGGATAATGAGATCCCGCAGGCGGCTTCTGCCCACGATACTTTTTGGGATTTTATTTCATTAACGCCGGAATCGGCCCATATGATTATGTGGGCGATGAGCGACCGTGCGATACCGCGCAGCCTCCGGATGATGGAAGGGTTCGGTGTACATACCTTCCGGTTCATCAACGAAGCAGGTAAGGCCAGTTTTGTTAAATTTCATTGGAAGCCCTTGTTAGGCGTCCACGCCGTGGCATGGGACGAGGCGCAGAATATTTCCGGTAAAGACTCGGATTTTCATCGCCGTGATCTTTGGGATGCCATTGAAAGCGGTTCCTTTCCGGAATGGGAGCTGGGCGTGCAGATCATACCGGAAGAAGACGAATTCAAGTTCGATTTCGATCTGCTTGATCCGACCAAGCTGGTGCCGGAGGAACTGGTGCCCGTTGAACGTATCGGTAAAATGACGTTGAACAGGAACCCGGACAATTTTTTTGCGGAGACCGAACAGGTCGCGTTTCACCTGGGACACATCGTACCGGGGATTGATTTTAGCAATGACCCCTTGTTGCAGGGCCGCCTGTTCTCTTATACGGATACCCAGCTGAGCCGCCTGGGAGGTCCTAACTTCCAGGAGATCCCGATCAATCGTCCGCTCAACGCCGTCCATAATAACCAGCGCGACGGGCATATGCGCCAAATGATCAATAAGGGAAAAACGAGTTACGGGCCAAATTCTTTAGGGAACAATGACCCGCAGCAGGTAAAGGAGGCAGATGGCGGCTTTGTAAGTTACCAGGAGCGGATCGAGGCCCGCAAAACCAGGGCAAGGAACAAAAGTTTCTTTGATCATTTCAGCCAGGCAAGTTTATTCTTCAACAGCCAGTCGCAGCCGGAAAAGAACCACATCATCGACGCATTAACCTTTGAACTTGGGAAGGTGAAAACCGTCGCGGTCCGTGAACGGATGCTGGGCGTGCTCCTGCAGATTGATACGGCACTGGCCAAAATGGTGGCTGACGGCCTTGGCCTGCAGGTACCTGAAGGACCTGTTCTCAACCAGAATATACCGGCAGATGGCGATCCGGCAGATTATGCACCTGTAAAAGGTAAAAGCGCCGTAAAAATTTCACCTGCCTTAAGTATGGCCAATACCATCAAGGACACCATCAAAAGCCGTAAGATCGCGATCCTGGCAGCAGAGGGCGTAAAAGCACAGTCCCTTAACGCCGTCAAAGCTGCTTTGGAAGCCGAGGGCGCTGTTGCAGAGGTTATCGCTCCGAAACTGGGTTTGATCGATGATGGCATAGAAGCAGACCAGAGCTTTCTTGGTGCCGCTTCTGTATTGTTCGATGCGGTATATGTAGCTGGTGGGAAGGGTTTGGATGCCGAGGCTAATGCTTTACATTTTCTGAACGAAGCGTTCAAGCATTGCAAGGTTATCGCGTTTGAAGATGGAACGGAGGCCATATTGGCCGCTACCGGTTTCTCGCAAAAAGTGAAAGATGATCCGGGCGTCATAATAGGAAAGGATCTGATCAATGACTTTATTACCGCCATTAAGGGACACAGGGTTTGGGAACGCGAAAAATCAAGATTAATCCCTGCTTAA
- a CDS encoding DUF2256 domain-containing protein has protein sequence MRGVKRENLPQKICTTCGKPFVWRKKWEKVWEKVKYCSEKCRRNKTQ, from the coding sequence ATGCGAGGGGTTAAAAGGGAAAATTTACCACAAAAGATATGTACTACATGCGGCAAACCCTTTGTTTGGCGCAAAAAGTGGGAAAAAGTTTGGGAAAAAGTTAAATACTGTTCGGAGAAATGCAGACGGAACAAAACCCAATGA
- a CDS encoding low affinity iron permease family protein, which produces MKRKKNLFERFSEWATKATGSSAAFILAVSAVVIWAATGPVAKYSQTWQLIINTGTTIITFLMVFLIQKSQNKDSKAIHLKLNELIASHEGTSNRMVDIENLTEKELDQLHKFYVQIAKLAEKEDDLTCTHSIDAAEENNRNKTVNLKKRKSYSKQERDNA; this is translated from the coding sequence ATGAAACGAAAGAAAAACCTTTTTGAACGCTTTTCTGAATGGGCCACTAAAGCTACCGGCAGTTCTGCTGCCTTTATTCTCGCAGTGTCAGCAGTGGTTATTTGGGCTGCCACTGGCCCGGTAGCCAAATATTCCCAGACCTGGCAGCTGATCATCAATACCGGGACGACCATTATCACCTTCCTGATGGTTTTCCTGATCCAGAAATCACAAAACAAAGATTCCAAAGCGATCCATTTGAAACTGAATGAACTTATCGCTTCCCATGAAGGAACCAGCAACCGGATGGTGGATATAGAAAACCTGACCGAAAAGGAACTTGATCAGTTGCATAAGTTCTATGTGCAGATCGCAAAACTGGCAGAAAAGGAAGACGACCTGACCTGTACGCATTCTATTGACGCGGCCGAAGAAAATAACCGTAACAAAACGGTAAACCTAAAAAAACGGAAGTCTTACAGCAAACAAGAAAGGGATAATGCCTGA
- a CDS encoding FAD/NAD(P)-binding protein: MKKDNSQQLAILGGGPAALFIFKRLVDRGLPHQNITIFEKNDRLGYGMPYGHNGAADEHVTNVSGNEIPELMSDLADWIKKVPKDTLDKYHIDPGNFNDYKVLPRLLFGQYLNDQFNQLLKQAREKGIETTVCYKSIVADVIDDPVKRKIKVLLEDDRGFDFDRVVICTGHLWPFRYEGKVKGWFDSPYPPAKISIRVNHAVAIRGSSLTAIDAIRTLGRHNGTFEKIDGKLCFTADDPNFKIVMYSRNGLLPAVRFHLEDSHLGKETVLPAEEVEAVRAQHEGFLPLDYVFEKNFKAGILRQDPEFYEQIKEMNMETFVDWIMEQRAQAAPFELLKEEYAEAEQSIKKRESVYWKEMLAILSFAMNYPAKYFSAEDWLRMQRKLMPLISVVIAFVPQSSAETLLAMHQAGKLELLAVGEDGSFEPGEDGGAVIDGTHYQTFVDCIGQPHLKYEELPYPGLLQNRTVSPARLRFRDPEKGRQMMSDDQQKVVTDDQKNYYLTVPGVSINDSFQAVDEFNALNERIYIMAVPFIGGFNPDYSGLDFCEAASKAIIDSL, encoded by the coding sequence ATGAAAAAAGATAATTCTCAACAGTTGGCTATTTTAGGCGGCGGACCCGCTGCACTGTTTATCTTCAAACGTTTGGTAGACCGCGGACTACCGCATCAGAACATAACCATTTTTGAAAAAAATGACCGGCTCGGTTACGGGATGCCTTATGGGCACAATGGCGCGGCGGACGAACATGTTACCAATGTTTCGGGCAATGAGATCCCGGAATTGATGAGTGATCTGGCTGACTGGATCAAAAAAGTTCCTAAAGACACGCTGGACAAGTACCACATTGATCCGGGGAACTTTAATGACTATAAAGTCCTGCCGCGTTTGCTTTTCGGGCAATACCTGAACGACCAGTTTAACCAGCTCCTTAAACAGGCCAGGGAAAAAGGAATCGAAACAACGGTCTGTTATAAGAGCATAGTAGCTGATGTCATCGATGACCCAGTTAAAAGAAAAATAAAAGTTTTGCTGGAGGATGACCGCGGCTTTGATTTCGACCGTGTAGTCATCTGTACCGGCCACCTTTGGCCTTTCAGATATGAAGGCAAAGTTAAAGGCTGGTTTGACTCTCCTTATCCCCCGGCAAAGATCAGTATCAGGGTAAATCATGCCGTCGCCATACGCGGTTCTTCACTTACCGCCATCGATGCGATCCGTACCTTAGGCAGGCATAACGGCACTTTTGAGAAGATAGATGGAAAACTGTGCTTTACAGCTGATGATCCTAATTTCAAAATCGTCATGTATTCCCGCAACGGACTGCTGCCTGCAGTTCGTTTTCATCTGGAAGACTCACATTTAGGCAAAGAAACGGTATTACCTGCTGAAGAGGTCGAAGCGGTGCGCGCGCAGCATGAAGGTTTTTTGCCTTTGGACTATGTTTTTGAAAAGAACTTTAAAGCCGGAATTTTAAGGCAGGATCCTGAATTTTATGAGCAGATCAAAGAAATGAACATGGAAACCTTCGTGGACTGGATCATGGAACAGCGGGCGCAGGCTGCCCCCTTTGAATTGTTAAAAGAGGAATATGCGGAGGCGGAACAGTCTATAAAGAAACGCGAGTCAGTTTACTGGAAAGAAATGCTGGCCATCCTAAGCTTTGCCATGAATTATCCTGCCAAGTATTTTTCAGCGGAGGATTGGTTGCGGATGCAAAGAAAGTTGATGCCACTCATTTCCGTTGTAATCGCTTTTGTACCGCAAAGCTCGGCTGAAACCTTACTGGCAATGCACCAGGCCGGGAAACTGGAACTGCTCGCAGTGGGAGAAGACGGCTCTTTCGAGCCAGGAGAGGACGGGGGCGCGGTTATCGACGGCACCCATTACCAAACTTTTGTGGATTGCATCGGTCAGCCCCATTTGAAATATGAAGAATTGCCATATCCGGGCCTGTTGCAAAACCGTACGGTGAGCCCGGCGCGCTTACGGTTCCGGGATCCGGAAAAGGGCAGGCAAATGATGAGCGATGATCAGCAAAAGGTGGTCACTGATGATCAGAAGAACTATTACCTGACGGTGCCGGGCGTAAGTATCAATGACAGCTTTCAGGCGGTTGATGAGTTCAATGCACTGAACGAACGGATCTACATCATGGCTGTGCCGTTCATCGGGGGATTTAACCCGGATTATTCCGGCCTGGATTTTTGTGAAGCGGCCTCTAAAGCCATTATCGATAGCTTATGA
- a CDS encoding DUF4385 domain-containing protein, with translation MQQPSYLNFDASKYAWKSDIDYKKYPERYKVGKGEQGVLICEPYKSEIGKYWRFKTKAIAEKSSQKIYNLFNEYLASGDFVGADMARKYLQMGYTRARRYANYSGGRKYDAAQDHVLLERGTGDLEKADAAKVFYARWKAAEANEVYAAMKKDWKHARG, from the coding sequence ATGCAACAACCCAGCTACCTGAATTTCGATGCGTCGAAATACGCATGGAAATCCGATATTGACTATAAGAAATATCCTGAACGATATAAGGTGGGTAAAGGCGAACAAGGCGTCCTCATCTGTGAACCTTACAAAAGTGAGATCGGGAAATATTGGCGCTTTAAAACAAAAGCAATTGCTGAGAAAAGCAGCCAAAAAATCTATAATTTGTTTAATGAATACTTAGCGTCCGGCGATTTTGTAGGCGCAGATATGGCCCGGAAATACTTGCAGATGGGGTACACGCGGGCGCGTCGTTACGCGAATTACAGTGGAGGCAGGAAGTATGATGCGGCGCAGGATCACGTCTTGTTGGAACGGGGCACGGGTGATCTGGAAAAAGCAGATGCGGCTAAAGTATTTTATGCCAGATGGAAAGCAGCGGAGGCGAATGAAGTTTACGCTGCCATGAAAAAGGATTGGAAGCATGCGAGGGGTTAA
- the istB gene encoding IS21-like element helper ATPase IstB — translation MNTNTLDKLRKLKFFGMYHAFKSCLETGQTAEYTTDELLAHLVEAEWDDRQNRRIERTIMYAKFRYKASVENIHYHADRSIDRNQVMRLADCHFIDRNENLLITGSTGIGKSYIASAIGHQACILGYRVFYASTPKLFAKLKMAKADGSYMKDVAKLERQQLLILDDFGIQPFDAQSRAALMEIIEDRHGKTSLIITSQLPVSKWYEVIGEKTIADAILDRIVHDAHRMELKGESMRKRRPAEPEKSYLQNTL, via the coding sequence ATGAACACGAACACCTTGGACAAACTTCGCAAGCTGAAGTTCTTTGGCATGTACCATGCCTTTAAAAGCTGCCTGGAAACGGGCCAGACCGCTGAATACACTACTGATGAACTGCTGGCCCACCTGGTAGAGGCCGAATGGGACGACCGGCAGAACAGGCGCATAGAGCGTACGATCATGTATGCTAAGTTCCGCTATAAGGCCTCGGTAGAGAACATCCACTACCATGCCGACCGTAGTATCGACCGCAATCAGGTAATGCGCCTGGCAGACTGCCACTTTATTGACCGGAATGAGAACCTGTTGATCACAGGCAGCACCGGTATCGGCAAAAGCTATATCGCTTCTGCTATCGGACACCAAGCCTGCATACTGGGTTACCGCGTGTTCTATGCCAGCACACCCAAGCTCTTTGCTAAGCTGAAGATGGCTAAGGCAGATGGTTCCTATATGAAGGATGTCGCCAAACTGGAACGCCAGCAACTACTGATCCTGGATGACTTCGGTATACAGCCTTTTGATGCGCAGAGCAGGGCTGCACTGATGGAGATCATTGAGGACAGGCACGGTAAAACGTCATTGATCATTACCTCTCAACTGCCGGTCAGTAAATGGTATGAGGTCATTGGTGAAAAGACGATCGCTGATGCTATCCTTGACCGTATCGTGCATGATGCGCACCGGATGGAACTTAAGGGAGAGTCGATGAGAAAAAGAAGGCCGGCAGAGCCCGAAAAAAGCTATCTGCAAAACACACTTTAA
- a CDS encoding ankyrin repeat domain-containing protein, which yields MDVNNTLFFQAARTGDLDTLNRMLRDGMEVNSRDEKGYTPLIIACYNNQPDAAELLLEAGADVNTGDAGGNTALMGVCFKGYPLIADLLIRYGADLDLQHGNGGTALMFAAMFGRNEMIRLLVANGANRNLTDNRGLSAFDLAAQQGNEEAIGILENQ from the coding sequence ATGGATGTCAACAATACCTTATTCTTCCAGGCAGCCCGAACCGGTGACCTGGATACCCTAAACCGGATGCTTCGCGACGGGATGGAAGTTAACAGCCGTGACGAGAAAGGTTATACGCCGCTGATCATTGCCTGTTACAACAACCAGCCGGATGCCGCAGAGTTGCTTCTCGAAGCGGGCGCGGATGTCAATACCGGGGACGCAGGCGGTAATACCGCCCTGATGGGTGTTTGCTTTAAGGGTTACCCGCTTATTGCCGACTTGTTGATCCGGTACGGGGCAGACCTTGATCTTCAGCATGGGAACGGCGGTACGGCCCTGATGTTCGCCGCCATGTTTGGACGCAACGAGATGATCCGCTTATTGGTGGCGAACGGTGCAAACCGGAATCTAACGGATAACCGGGGGCTTAGCGCATTTGACCTGGCCGCGCAACAAGGCAATGAAGAAGCTATTGGAATTTTAGAAAATCAATAA
- the istA gene encoding IS21 family transposase, producing MSKIRQILRMYSQGRSKLSIAAQSGVSRNTAKKYLVAFDASGFTFEEINTLNDKELEDFFGKSSERPPDKRMVALQRCFPQIDKELKRVGMNRRILWEAYIKEFPDGFKYTQFCFYYNQWKARVNPTMHLDHKAGDKLYVDFAGEKLSITDKDTGEVIEAEVFVAILGASQLTYVEAVLSQQKEDFIAACENALHFYGGVPAAIVPDNLKAAVTKSNRYEPTLNETFADFADHYGTTILPARAYRPRDKALVEGAVKIVYSRIYAPVRKEAYHTLAELNTAVKAALEAHNSQPLKGRNYSRKLQFEEIERQALSPLPALRYEFKRQHQATVMKNGHVCLGIDKHYYSVPYRFIGRKVKLLYSRTNVEVYYHYERIAMHRRIKSPYSYTTDKDHLASTHRFMTEWTPDKFLEWAASIHEDVRLYILKILDRKQHPEQAYRSCIGILSLARKAGNERLASACRRALGYGVYNYKTIQQILENKMDSYEDSLFADELPMPSHDNIRGENYYK from the coding sequence ATGAGTAAGATAAGACAGATCCTAAGGATGTACAGCCAGGGCCGCAGCAAGCTATCGATAGCGGCCCAGTCCGGCGTGTCACGCAATACCGCAAAGAAGTACCTTGTTGCGTTCGATGCCAGCGGCTTTACGTTCGAAGAGATCAATACCCTTAATGATAAAGAGCTGGAGGACTTCTTTGGCAAAAGCAGTGAACGCCCCCCGGACAAGCGCATGGTGGCCCTGCAGCGCTGTTTCCCGCAGATAGATAAAGAGTTAAAGCGTGTCGGCATGAACCGCCGCATCCTGTGGGAAGCTTATATCAAAGAGTTCCCTGACGGGTTCAAGTACACCCAGTTCTGCTTTTATTACAACCAGTGGAAAGCCCGCGTGAACCCCACGATGCACCTGGATCATAAAGCCGGTGATAAGCTGTATGTGGACTTTGCCGGTGAAAAGCTAAGCATAACGGACAAGGATACCGGTGAGGTCATCGAGGCCGAGGTGTTCGTTGCTATCCTTGGTGCCAGTCAGCTAACTTACGTAGAAGCTGTGCTGAGCCAGCAGAAAGAAGACTTTATAGCAGCCTGCGAGAATGCCCTGCACTTTTATGGCGGCGTACCTGCCGCCATCGTTCCCGACAACCTGAAGGCTGCCGTTACCAAAAGCAACCGCTATGAGCCAACACTGAACGAGACCTTTGCCGACTTTGCCGACCATTACGGAACGACCATCTTACCAGCGAGGGCGTACCGCCCTCGCGACAAAGCACTGGTAGAAGGAGCTGTTAAGATCGTTTACAGCCGTATCTACGCACCTGTTCGCAAAGAGGCCTATCATACCCTTGCAGAACTGAACACAGCGGTCAAAGCCGCTTTAGAAGCACATAACAGCCAGCCGCTGAAAGGCCGCAATTACAGCAGAAAGCTCCAGTTCGAGGAGATAGAACGCCAGGCTCTCTCGCCATTACCGGCATTACGTTATGAGTTCAAACGGCAGCACCAGGCCACCGTAATGAAGAACGGGCATGTTTGTCTTGGTATCGACAAACACTACTACAGCGTACCGTACCGCTTCATCGGCAGGAAGGTCAAACTGCTGTATTCCCGCACCAACGTAGAGGTCTATTACCACTACGAACGCATTGCCATGCACAGGCGTATCAAAAGCCCTTACAGCTATACTACGGATAAAGACCACCTGGCTTCGACACACCGCTTTATGACCGAATGGACACCAGATAAGTTCCTGGAATGGGCGGCATCCATTCATGAGGATGTGAGGCTTTACATCCTGAAGATACTGGACCGGAAGCAACACCCGGAACAAGCTTACCGCTCCTGTATCGGTATCCTCAGCCTGGCGCGTAAGGCAGGTAACGAAAGGCTGGCCAGCGCTTGCAGGCGTGCACTCGGTTATGGCGTTTATAACTACAAGACCATACAGCAGATACTGGAGAACAAGATGGACAGCTACGAGGATAGCTTATTTGCTGACGAACTGCCTATGCCCAGCCATGACAATATCCGTGGAGAGAACTACTATAAATAA